The genomic interval CTATTAAATCTAtttcaattgaccgatttccttatatggactataactcagtaaaactTTGAATGTTAAGTTAATATTTGTCCATAAAGACTTGTGCTTGTAGACCAATGAGAACATAACTCTTCATTGATGAGGTAAACATAATTCATATCATCCAACTTCTACAGACTTGAAGGAACCAAACAAATTATTGACAGATGCCATTTTGTAATTAAAATTGAGTACACTTAAAACCCCAGTGAACCTCCATGGTAAACGAGTCAGTCAAAAGATCTACATGTGCTTTAGTGGCTGACCTTGGAGATCTTGGGGATCTTGGTGGGGTCGATTGTCCTGCTGTTCTTGGTCATAGGCACAGTGTTCCAAGTCTCGTCTCTCTGTTGCACacgctgctccctctgctgctccctttgctgttctctctgctgctgttgttgctctGGAGGACAGAGGAAACACACACAGGAAGGATAACATGTCAACAGGTTTTTAAAGACAAATCAAATAGTGCCCCAGGTTTGAGAGAATACTGTGGGGTGAGTTGACAGATGGGATAGTAGGGGAACTTTCTGACCACTGTGGGCCACTGTAGTGTCTCCGTCTGCAGGCTATGGGGAGGGAATGCCAGTGTAGCTCTAAGCCTTAGAGGATGTAGCCCATGGGCCTGGCTGACCTGGCCTTCTCTTGGTGTCCTTGGAAAGCAGCTGCTGGTGCaccttcctctgctcctcctgctcctcgaTCTTGGCCTCTTTGTGGATCTGCTCGATGGTCTTGGGGCCCTGGTCAGCTCTCCTGGACACCCAGTTGTGCTGTTGGAAAGAGCAGTGTTAGACTTGCGCAAGGAGTTCCCTCAGAGAGACAATCTGGTGTTTTTAATTACTGAACTGCGTACAACACAATTAGCCTACAGTCAAGGAGCCCCAACGGCACAGCAGTATTTTGTTGATGGCTATGCATGCAGAATTTTTTATTCTATGCTCAAATCTAACTGATTACAGTCTGTTGTTTTCTTCCTCAGAGTGAATTACTGGTCTGCTCAGGGAGCCCGTGTGAAGAACTGAAAATTAGAATTTGTTTTCTCCTATTTattgtaatacattttttttttttttttaccctcacTGGTGGGCTGAGCTGCACAGACAGCACACAACCACAAGGCTTGagtatgcgcacacacacacacacacacacacacacacacacacacacacacacactcaccaatcGGAGGTCTATCACGTCCTGCAGCATAAACCGTATCCGAGACGATGTCTTCCGTTCCTTAACAATTTTCTCCATCTGATTGAAATACTGATCCATGCGAGGCTAtgacaagaaagagagagataaagggtcATTGCAAAGTGATGTATGAATACAATATTCTCACTATTCACTCCAGTGGACAGCCAGACACTCATGTCATTTCATTCCACTCCATTTTAcaattcagtgtgatatagtaTTGCCTCAAAGTAAACTGAGCAGTTTGGGAGCAGGTACAACAAAAGCCTTTTTTCTTAGCCTATAAAACACAGACTACTAAATGTGATTTCCTGTCTCAGTGTTAAATGTGCCAGATATACACCATTACAGCATTTGTAAATATGAGGACCACAGAGAGTCTTAAAACTCTGGTAGAGCCCAAAGAGGGTGAACACTGGTACGTGTGTAGGAGTCTTTCCTTTGGCCAGCAGCAGGTTAAAACAGGTCAGACAACAGCAGGCGTGTGAGCAGTGAGATGTCTCCTCACCAACGTCCCGCCAGGCCTCAGGGGCTTCCACATACGACCAGCTGGAAGTCATTTAAGCTCCCTCCCCATGGCTCACCTTGGCCTTCTCAAAGTCCAGGTCCTTGCCGATGGTGGTGAGCAGCCTGCAAAGGCACTCCAGCGATTCCTCGTCATGGTTCTTCAGCAGCTTGACCACGCAGTCGTGCATGATGGCCTCTGTCAGCATCTTGAGCTTGAACAGCTCCCCGATGAACTTGATGTTCCCTATGGAGCGCCGGCGGGCCTTGTCCTTGGCCTCCTCCAGCTCTAACCGTAGTCTCTCTTGATCACTGGACTAGAGAGGAAATGGAGAGTAGATTGTCAGAACTAAGTAACTAGCAACAGCTAACAATGAGCCCCCACTAACTCTCCACAATACATCAGTCCCATACAATTCTCTCCTCTATATTCCCCTACTACAAGGTGACAGACAGATTAGTGAtctgggtagtgtgtgtgtgtgtggggtttagGTACCTGTGCAGAGTCAAGTTCCTTCTGTTTCCTTTCAAACACCACGTCATCCACCTTGTCCCGCTCAAACTCCTTCTGACAACGGTTGAGCAGCAGTTTGCGGAAGTTCACTGTGGTTCCGGGTTTGTCCGTCATGGGCACTTTGAGCTGGAGAATAACAGAGGTAACAAGCTATTTGGTTAGAGGTACAGAGATATAGGGGAAAGAGCAGAGTAAAGAAAAACTGAGAATTGAATGGGAGATGAGGTCTAGAAAGAGTGAAAGGGGGCAGAAATATACCGTTAGGGACATTTTGCTGAATGTTTATGGGGCTTAAGAGGCCCCATGTACAGTTTATATTTTGATGTTGACTAGCAGCATTCAGAGGAACCACAGATAATCATGTCTGAACAATAGTGAGCTGAGCTTAACATACCGTGGTGAGGCAGCGACACATGTTCCCGTAGGCCACAGAGAAGCCGGGCTCGTCGATGGCCTTCTCAAAGACCAGGTCGATGACGCCCTTGAGGCGCTCCTCCGTGTCGATGGTGAGGTCCGTCACCTGCTTCATCAGCTGGTTGAACATCTGAGGCGTCAGTTTGTTGAGGATACTGCGCACCTTCCGGAAGAGCTCCTGGCAGGGCAACAACATCATCATAATTTATTGATGTAAGAATTCACTCACTTCATTTGATCTTCGGTCTCTTGACAACTCCTTGGTCACAATATCTCTTTCCCGTGTGGAGTCACTGCTGAAGAAACTCAACATCTTGTGGTTGAGTAGGGTGTGCGTTTTTGATTtgactgtgtgggtgtgtctgggtGTAAGATGAAAGGTTTGGCTCCTACCTGTGTTATAATGACCTCAGGGTCATCTGATGGCCCCGCCCTCTTCATGCCGGGTTTCCAGGCATTCTCAGCCTTCTTCAGTTGCACCTCTTCATTCGCCGACACGTTCAGGATAATCTTCCTGGGCGGGGGCCGCCGGGCACCACTCCCCATGTTCATCATCTGCTGGAGAGTGGAGAACAACATGTCACTTCTACAGCTCGccaccaacaccacacacatcaccAAGACTTGTTTGCTGAAGTCTAATTCACAActtcccttgaatgagtatgacTTAGGGAAATTAGTAATCCCTAGTAAACAAACGAGATGCAAATAATTCCCCATGATTCATTTATCTCACTATGATACCAGCCCAGCGATGATGTTGTTCATTACTATACCAGAAGAAAtattctgtgagtgtgtgtgcgagcgacagccagagagagagcgcgagtcaGTGAGCGAGAGAGAAGTAACAAAAAGAAGAGACATTATTTGAGAAAGAGATTGGTGTTTGTGTCGGGCGGAGGGGTAGTAATTACGTGAGCCTGGGAGTGAGTGTGACTCACTGCAGCTCCGCCGCGTCCTCCACTCATCTGTCTGCCAAAGTCAGCAAAGGCCGGTGTGAAGTCAGGGCCTCGGGAGATCACCCTGGATTCTACCGCCCGGGTTGGCAGCTTGTTTTGGTTTATCTgcagagacacacagggagagagcgcGATGGACAGTGAGACAGCTGACCAGCAGGGGGAGCAGTGATCCTTTAACACTGTGGGCCTAGCCATATGGGGAGAGCAGTGGCTGTGGCCTGGTCCAGAAACAACACCCTACTAGCCCTGATTCCCTAAGCACTTCTGGAGATCTGAAAGGACGATAGGTATAATCAATATGGTGAAAGTTTTACCAAGCCTATCAGGGGGTACTACCATATTGCGTAGATCTATCACCTCCTTTCAGATCTACATGAAGTGCCTGAGGTAGGGGCTGGAATCGGGCCTACCACTGGGGCAAAAGAGACAGGTCAGACCCAGCTACTTTCAGGTCCATCCACTGTTGTCCACTGAGAGGTGGTGGATTCCCAATCCTAGTCTTAGTTCGCCACTGTGTATGCTGTTTTATGTGTATCAGCTATGCATTTGATAAATTCTGTTTAACAAATTTGGTGACTGGCGCAGTGAGTGAAGTCAGAACCACATGTGGAAGGAGGACTGAAGGGAACATTGTGAGGGAAGGGGGAGAACAACTCCAGCGCTCTCAGCTGTCATTGACTTCCCTTAGTACTCTCCTCCAGTGAACATTTTCTCAGGGAGAAAAATATGACTCCCAGGGACTGTACATCAATCGTTGCCAGTCTATTGCTCCTTTTCTGGGGCTGAATTATCAACACTGCCAAGTGTGACATAATAGCTATGTGATTTTAAACAAAACAGGATGTCTATGGGCTAGCCGCTATTGGCTCGGTCAGAGTGCAGCAGAGGGAGATGAACTTACCAGAAGCATATCATTTCATAATGAATAGTTAAAAAAATGACATTGGGCCATGTATTTACTAAAGGGATCAAATAAAGCTACCCACACCGTTTGCTCCATACAAATAACCCCTTCACTTGAGAGCTTTTTTCAAAAGCAACTTACTTTGCTAACATCTTACACTATCCATTTATAGTCCTGAATATTTTTTGTGGGGTTTAGGGCCTTGCTCACAGCTAACTCATTCTGACCACTAGGTTGAAGCTCTGCTCAGCCCACTCTTCACACACCTTGTCCAGCACAACGTCACTGATCTGAGGCAGCCCATCTGGCTTCTGTGTACAGGCAGCCATGAACTGAAAGCCCAGCAGGAAGTCCCGTTTGTACTGACGCTTCCCATTAGTCTCCAGATCTGAGGAAACAACAAGATAGAGGTGAGGAAAACAGCCCTGCTCATCTCATACTGTGCAAAGGTTGTATGACTGTTGATAGTGAAAACTAAGCGAGAGACACTACTGAATAATAACCACCCCCTACCTTCATGGAAGAGGTCTGGGGGTGCTCCAGTGGAGCCCTCATTGTCCCCAGGGGTGGCCCCGCTGTCACTGCTCTCCGTCTCCGAGGTGTGTCCTGCTCCGTTCCTCATGGGCTCAGCCTCCCCGTTTTCCTCAGGGGCTGGgggcctctcctctgcctccaggGCTGAGGGtgctgttgagggagggggagaggtgctGCAGCTCCTGGCGGGTGGCAGGGCCTGGTCTCCAGCAGCCTCTTCCAAAGGCTTGAGCTCCTCCTGGGGGATGGAGGGGAAGCAGAGGGGGTGAGATAGAGGGACAGAGCTGCCTTCACAGAGTCGGATGGGAACACTGATCATGATGGATAACTCCTTGCCAACGTACTCTGACGATAACACCATTTCAAGTCATTCATGTCTGTGTTCCACCGCCACACATGTGGAAACATTTTCCATTTgaactattccccatataatCGCTCTCCGTCTACTCTGTTTatgcttcccctcctcctcccccgcaATGAGTGAATAAGAAGGGTTCTTGCTTACCTCAGTCTCCCTCTGTTGGGCATCTCCAACAGGACTCTCTTCATTTGGTTTCTTCCAGGTCTTTGGTGCATCAGGAGCAGTCTGACATCCTGCAGCGAAAACAACAGCAAAGACATTTTAAAGTCGGCTATAGGCTAACGATTTACCCAAAATTGCACCCACTAAAAATCTATGACTAGATACTTTTACTAGCGGAAAATAGTGGCCTTCCTCTCAGAATAATCATGGTCACTCCAATCACTCCAGCTGTTAGTGTAAGCACTGTGATGAGCTCAGCACTGATCCTGTTTGAAACAGATTCTATAAACGTGGACAGTCTTAGTTGTGTCCAGCAGCAACATTTAACAGTTTATATATAGTATACACACAGGCATCCATGTGACATTCACACGGTCATCTGTACCCATGGTTATGTACATACCTGTAGTGGGACTCTTTCTGGAAAGGGCTTGTAGCTGTGGTTCAGGCTTGTTGTCTGGTGTTATGAATGCCTCTGTCCCTGCTTTGAGAGGGACGTCTTTAGTGTCGGCGGGCTTGCTGGCCTCCGCTGTGGCCTGCACTAGTGGTGGAAGGCCAGGGGGAGGTGCTGGAAAAGCAGGCGCAGGTTTGGAGGTCAGAGTGACTGGCACTACAGCGATGGGTGCGATAGAGTCCGTGACAGCAGGGGGGATCTCTGCTCTCACCTCACTGGGCACAGCCTCACTACAGTCTTCTCTGGAGGCCGGGGTTGAAGCCTGGGGctggggtggggagggagaggaatCTAGGGGGGAGGGCTCCTGGGCCTGGGTGTCCAGCTCAGCCCCAGTGTCAGCATGGCCATTCAAAGCTTTTGGGGTTAGGGTGGGGGAAGCAGCCAGGGTGTGTGGGGCTTCTGGAAGAGGCTCCACTGTGTTTGGGATCTGGGAATGAGTCGTGGGAGGCAGGGTCTTGGGCTCAGCTGCAGAGGGAGTGGGAGTAGCAGGCTCCACTGCAGAGGGCTGCTCAATGGGGTTGGGGCTGGCAACAGGACGAGGGGCAGGGATGGGCGCCACCATCACTGGGGCAGGAGAGGGAAGCTCTGTTTCTACAGGGGGAGATGGGGCAGTTACAGGTGCACTGGCCTCTCGCCACGCCATAGAAGGTTCTGGTTGTCCAATCCCGGGAGAGGAAGGCTTCCGGATAACCTGCTCCAATTTTGGCTTATCATATACTGGAAAAGCGAAGAGATAACACTGACATTAAACACAAAAGAGAAAATTATTTGTGCTCTCTTTACTGAGTCAACGTCTTGCTCAGGCCTCTGCTCTCAGAGCAGAGATGTATTGTgcctggagggtggaggggtgaggGTCAGACCTGGCCCTGGTTTGCTGTCTGCAGCCCCAGGCGTGGGCTGCTGCTGCTTGGAGGGCTCCAGGCTGTAGGCTGGGTGGGCCTGGCCTTGGCCCTGCTCCGGAGTCTGGCTGCCGCtcgactgctgctgctgctgcgatTTGAGGTAGAAAATGTGAGGATAATGAGGGTGCGGCCATAAAAACTAGCAACATGGAAAGACAGCCAAATAAGCACAAACGAGCACAAAAATAGATTTAAGCGGAAACAAGGAAACCAGTGGGTATGGTTAGAAATATTGGCAACGGAAAAGACGGGGGAAGACAAGAAGAGACGGCAGCCAAGGAAAGCAGGCAAGAGGGGAAAAAAGGAGGAGATGAAGACGCAAAACAATAAAGAGTGCAAGAGTAGGAGAGAATGATAGGGAAACGGAGGCACATAAGGTAAAACAAAGCAACAAAAAAAGGGAGTGTAAAAAGgacaagacagaaagagaggaaagacACACTGTTAACGTCCAAGGAGAGGACAAGGAGGAAGTGTCACAACAAAAGACTTCCCTCCACAAAATCCAGAACAAGAATTGTCAATTAAGATGATTGCCCTTTTCTATTAGAATGCATTCAGCAATGACTCCTTTTGTTTGAATAAATAAGAAAATCTTATTTCTGGATTCTTCATAGAGGGACAAAAAGCAGAAACGACATGTTCCATAACAACATTTACTGtactagaagagagggaggagatacaCTGATACATGTAGGTAGGTACTAGTAGGTATAGATGTGTAAGCCATAGATCTGTGTGTCCAAGATTAACATGATAACCAACTATGACCAATGAAATACAGTGTGTTAGGTCACTGTTGTAAAATAGCCATGGTGTCCTGTTACTCAAATTGAATAGCAAAGATTGTGAACCTAAGGCCAACCTAAGGCCAGGTGTTAGGTGCAGATCAGTGGGTCAGGGACAGTGGCTGAAGTCTATGTGGCTGGCTGTGTCTAATGCAGTATGGCAGAGAATGGATTAGACACAGACTGAGGAAAATGTTTCTGGTCTGGTGCATGGCTCTCTGTATGTCGTGGTGTCAAAGCCCTGGTGGCCTGGCCTAATTGCCCGCTCCTTCCTAACACCCAGCAGTTTGCCCTAAGCACAGGTTTTACACAGCCATGGATGAGAGGCTAATAGCTCAGCTCAGtgggtcagtgtgtgtatgtgtgtaagtgaGTGAGAGAGCATTAAGCCTAAGAGCAGGTAGCATGAGAGTAGATGTGTACTTACCTGcggaggggtgggggtggaggagggtCGTCCGACAGGGGGAGTTGGATTCCGGCTCCCTGTGCCCCCTGCCATGATCTCCTCTGTGATGTCCCTGCCTCCCTGATTGGGGTCACGGATACGGATCTGGGAGGACAATGACACAAAAGGAACGCCGTCTCACTAAAGCACCAGTGTCTCAGAGCAACCCTCCCCCAGCCATTTAAAACAGTGGAGCGTGTAATGTACAGGAGTACTGACTGAGTCTAAAGAAGCATTAATATATCTGTGACCAAACGTTTCAGACATTCTTATTAATCTTGTGCAAATGGAGAGAAAAAGCTTAACACTTGACTTTTTACGATATCTCATATTTCAGTAAAGGCATTTAAAAGGGTTTCTGGAAAGATAATGTATTTTCATGTGGGTCATCAAACTGAACAGCAAAATATATCCCCCGACTCCGGAATGAAGCCATTTTTAAAGTCATCACCCTTCCTTCCTTGACTTTTCAAAAATAAGTATATTTAACACACGTATGTTAGAATTTCGATATCACAAACATAATTTGTCTATTAAGCAGCTTTATGAAGCCATTTTCCCCCTCATTCATCGCCAGTCAGCCTGCGCAGCTGATGGCACATCAAACTACagttaactgccaaaataaagaaaacaccaaCAAAAGTGTCTTAATTAACAGCCactagaacagcttcaatgcaccttggcatagattctacaagtgtcgggaactctattggagggatgcaacaccattcttgCGTGAGAAATTcgataatttggtgttttgttgaaagTGGTGGAAAACGCAGTCCcagccactgctccagaatctcccataagtgttcaatccTCCAACTGTCACATGCAGGTAAGACGTATTGATTTATATAAAATGTGCAACCCAAgcagggatggtgttagacgggtgatgagctgtgcctggttttctccagacatagagcattgcattcagaccaaagagttacatttttgtctcatcagaccacagaatgtTTGCTACTCtgccataaagcccagattggtgaagtgctgtagagactgttgtccttctggcaggttctcccatctcagccaatgaACTCtatagttctgtcagagtggtcattgggttcttggtcacctccctgatcaaggtccttcttgccaggttgctcagtttggtcggacggccagctctaggtagaGTATGGGTAGTTACACTTTTTGTTCATTTCCCAATGAttgagaccactgtgctcttggaaactttcaacacgcTCAAAATGGTTTTACACCCTTCCCGAGATATGCCTCATGTCAATTCTCTCTCCCAAATCTACGAACAGTTCCTTGggcttcatggtatagtttctgctctgacatgcactgtcaactgtggtaccttatatAGCCAGGGGGGTTTCTCTCTAAATCGTGTCCAAACAGTTGAATTGGCCATATGGGCTCAAAATGGGGTCCCTTGAAACAAGCCCAGCTTTCTGGTGTTAAAGAGCTAGATTAAGGCCTGGCATATATTAAGGATAAGGCGcccaagtggcacagcagtctaaggcactgcaacttagtactacagtccctggttcgaatccaggctgaatcacatccggccgcgattgggagtcccatagggaggcacacaattggcccagcgtcgtccgggtttggccagggtaggccatcactgtaaataagaatttgttcttaaccgacttgcctagttaaataaaactatGAAGATAAACCCTGCTTCTACACAGAAAAACTATACTGGCAGCCTAGATCTAAATTAACCCATGTCATCCCTCATATACCTTCTCTGTAAAATAAATATTCTGTTTCAAAATGCAAGTTAAAAGGGCTGATGGATCCAGATATGTCTCTTCATCAGGGATCATTTTTCATATCCTCTCACAGAATGCATGTGGAAACAGAAGATGTGGTGCCTAACTGAGCACAGATGGCCTACGCTAGTGTGTGTATCCGTATGTGTAATGCTTACATACATAGGGAGCGTGTGATGTCTGTGTTGAGATGGCAGGTTGCTGAGATACTCACTGGTTTTTTCTCACGCTTGGCTGGTGGAGGTTGCTGCGGTGTAGGCACTATGATggggggtgagggggggtacACCTGCTGTCCTGGATAGAATTGAGGTCCGGGAGCTGTGTCAGGAAGGAGGAAGAAAAGCTGAGTATAGTGTGTGTCACTCGCTGTGTGTGTAGCTGAGGAACAAACTGAGTTGATGGGGTCTGTACAAGAAGATAATTGCACTAGAAAGGACAGATGTGTGCTTTGTGGAGTGAGACAGCTATTTTAAATCAGActggtggggtgtgtgtgagatatacacacacacacacacacacacacacacacatatatatatgtgtgtatgtgtgtgtgtgtgtgcttggcggAGACTCACCATACTGAGCAGGGTACTCCCCCGGCCCAGGGCCAGGATAGAATGTGCCAGACCCAGGCGGCTGCACTGAAAACGGCTGGGGCGGCCCCACATAGGGCGTACTGTGGCGATACTgtagagggagaaatggagggcaTAGAAGAATGGGTTAAAAGCCGCGTGGGGGAATAGGTAGAGGAATGCCTACTGGAgagcagcagcagcctggtcagtCAGTCCCACCTGTGGGATGTAGTACTGGGCAGCCtgtggggaggggaagggcatgGGGGCCATCATCATCATGGTGGGCTGGTTGGGGGGGTATACCGCCGCTGTGGGGTTCTGAGAGCCGGGCCGCAGAGATGGAGCGTTGGTGGGGATGGTTGGCCGCGCTGTCTGCATCTGAGCCCTCTGGAAAAACTGAGAggcgagagacacacacacagagaccgatATTACATGTGCGAGAACTTAGTCCCAGAGAAGCAAGAGAGGATCCACAACTTTCCCAACAGCAGTCTCATCATGCGTGTCCTGTGCAGTCTCTCATTTCAGCTTTGTGGACTCAGGGGCTCAGAGAGATGAAGCCAAGGAGAcctcagagacagagagcattATCTCTGAGGACCAGGTGTATGGCACTTCCACTTCAGCACACATTTCCCCAAGCAGCATAAACAAACCCACAGGACACGGGCCTGCAGGGTGAGTACTGACTCCTCCAGCTGGGTTGCCTCTGCCCTGATCAGAGAGAGATCAAGGTTGTGAAAGGTCTCAGAACACAGCGGTCTACCAGCGGCCTCCGCCTCCCAACCTGCTGTGGTGTTACAACAGGGCTTAGAGAGCACGGTTCCATGCTGCCAGAGTCAACCACCAACCAGCGCACAGCAACACCCTGTACCTACCACACATACTGTTACACGCCACACACGCTGACCTTATATGCAGCCACATTAGTTTACAATGCAGTATCCACAACTTTGAAATTTGCATAAATTGTTCATCTTCATGCTATATAGCAGCGGTTCCCAAACTATGGGTCACTAGTAAttgtgtctccctctgccatatggacacattgtaTCATATACAGAAAGAAAATGGCAGCAAAAGAGATCCACAAAGACATACTGCAGTAACTTTGATTGTAAAGTACATCAAACCACATCGACTGCGTGCACGCCTGTTCGCAAACTGTGTGGAGAtatgggatcagagcatgacaactTGCTATTTCACACCGAGGCCTGGTGGTTATCAACGGGGAGAATATTGGAAAGATTTTTAGAAATGAGAAACGAActggatgtaaaaaaaaacagactTGACTTGCCGATGTAACAGACATAGGCTATTTTGAGAACGGAATGCAAGCATGCAGGGGAAATACAAAAATGTTCTACagattttttacatgtattttttatttatctgttattttaccaggtaagttgactgagaacacgttctcatttgcagcaacgacctggggaatagttacaggggagaggagggggatgaatgagccaattgtaaactggggatgattaggtgactgtGATGGTTGAGGGCCAAGGTGTATGTGTATTCAGAGGAAATATTTCTTATACATACGCGAAACCATGCCCCCTTTCCTTGGCTGTGGAAGTTTCTAACAGACAACAGCAGAAGTGAGTGTCCCACAGGAGTGGCGACTGCTCACCTCCAACGCTTTGAAGAGCACTTTGGGACCTACTTCCCGGACTTGGACATGACATTTGACTGGGTGCAAAATCCgtttgactgtgatcctggctcagttgGCATGCCAGCAAGTGAAATCACAGCTGATTGAGCTGTCATGTGACTGAATGCTGCAGACAACGCATTCACAGGTCATTATGGAGGAGTTTTGGTTCCTGACTCAAAGGGAATACCTTGCCATTTCCCCCCGAGCATTAAAACTCATGTTACCCATCGCCAGCTCATATCTGCGTGAAGCTGGATTCTGTGATCTCGTCTGAATTAAAACCAAATATTGATCCAGGTTGGACGTGACAGCAGATATGAGGTGCGCACTGTCGACCACGTACACCGACGTGACATGCATCaagcacacccatctcattagtggtggtgaaaTAAGAGAATCAGAAATTATGTCAGACTGATTTGCAATTGACTGCCATAGCCAGCCATGGTTGGTGTCATGAGTATTTTCAAATTGGGTCATGGGCCAAAAAAGTTTGGTAACTCCTGCTACATAGCTAATGTAGACATAACTGGGGCCACAATGTAATATAAGGCTGTTTTGTGTTGTTCTGTTAAATGAGGTGAGGTTTTATTAACAATGTGGAAACAGAGCTCTTCTTCATGCGTCATAAAACACAGAATCAACATTTTTTTTCTCATGACTGCAGAAGTTATGTTTGCAGGAAACTAAATATCACAATCAATGGGCTGCTCAGTGCTGCCAAGCTTTTTCTGGGGAGCTCATAAAATGTTATGCAGCAATCAATGTACTCCAAGCAAGATGAAAGACTCCACACAACAGCTGTGGCCTACATCCTAATGACTAGAGCTCAAGGTTACCACAACCAGTTGACTCAGGTTCAATAATTCTTCAGCGATCAGATACCCTGAAGTATACACAATCGTTCTTTAAAATGCAGCTCCTTTCATAAAAATTAAACACTTTTGGAAAGAAGAAGTTAACAGTTCTAATATTCTGCATGCTGTTCATCTAAACTAAGCAAACATGGGAGACTAAGAATGGGGAAGAAGAATGAAGGGAAATGATTGAATGATTACAAAAAGACGTAGGAGAAAATGAGTGAGTGTGGTGTTCAGGCAGTATTATATTGTTAtgttgggggggagagagaggggttttcTACTGAGCATACTTTAGTTAAGATGATGGCCACTGGAGGGCTCGGGGGTTAGAGGTTAAAGGTAAGGG from Salvelinus fontinalis isolate EN_2023a chromosome 18, ASM2944872v1, whole genome shotgun sequence carries:
- the LOC129815154 gene encoding eukaryotic translation initiation factor 4 gamma 3-like isoform X14 produces the protein MSLPTKIVPKPATVAVSGPGTVPSPSSQLRATLTSVSLPPGAPGAPQSNAVPPPQIFLNMTRPRIPRVQPSLDDRIFPTQPGVTAVYSVPRHPGPPYTAHDITKGHPNLAGTPPGHAHSPALSQSPYTTGQNAGSTPLVYSPQTQQMNAQPQSRPSSMPSPSPSPPVIWNHQFATGPRPTHHQGGFRPIQFFQRAQMQTARPTIPTNAPSLRPGSQNPTAAVYPPNQPTMMMMAPMPFPSPQAAQYYIPQYRHSTPYVGPPQPFSVQPPGSGTFYPGPGPGEYPAQYAPGPQFYPGQQVYPPSPPIIVPTPQQPPPAKREKKPSSQIRIRDPNQGGRDITEEIMAGGTGSRNPTPPVGRPSSTPTPPQFLWPHPHYPHIFYLKSQQQQQSSGSQTPEQGQGQAHPAYSLEPSKQQQPTPGAADSKPGPVYDKPKLEQVIRKPSSPGIGQPEPSMAWREASAPVTAPSPPVETELPSPAPVMVAPIPAPRPVASPNPIEQPSAVEPATPTPSAAEPKTLPPTTHSQIPNTVEPLPEAPHTLAASPTLTPKALNGHADTGAELDTQAQEPSPLDSSPSPPQPQASTPASREDCSEAVPSEVRAEIPPAVTDSIAPIAVVPVTLTSKPAPAFPAPPPGLPPLVQATAEASKPADTKDVPLKAGTEAFITPDNKPEPQLQALSRKSPTTGCQTAPDAPKTWKKPNEESPVGDAQQRETEEELKPLEEAAGDQALPPARSCSTSPPPSTAPSALEAEERPPAPEENGEAEPMRNGAGHTSETESSDSGATPGDNEGSTGAPPDLFHEDLETNGKRQYKRDFLLGFQFMAACTQKPDGLPQISDVVLDKINQNKLPTRAVESRVISRGPDFTPAFADFGRQMSGGRGGAAVSHTHSQAHQMMNMGSGARRPPPRKIILNVSANEEVQLKKAENAWKPGMKRAGPSDDPEVIITQELFRKVRSILNKLTPQMFNQLMKQVTDLTIDTEERLKGVIDLVFEKAIDEPGFSVAYGNMCRCLTTLKVPMTDKPGTTVNFRKLLLNRCQKEFERDKVDDVVFERKQKELDSAQSSDQERLRLELEEAKDKARRRSIGNIKFIGELFKLKMLTEAIMHDCVVKLLKNHDEESLECLCRLLTTIGKDLDFEKAKPRMDQYFNQMEKIVKERKTSSRIRFMLQDVIDLRLHNWVSRRADQGPKTIEQIHKEAKIEEQEEQRKVHQQLLSKDTKRRPEQQQQQREQQREQQREQRVQQRDETWNTVPMTKNSRTIDPTKIPKISKPQMDEKIQLGPRASLNWMKGSSGGAKASDSELSRSGGGGASLNRYSALQSTQSHQTTPPAQNLEYDTKRTLGSRSSAGRERSEKPLSPAPSRPGSFVRGGSAKELPESPAQSPEEPRRELESPRRPSVSEDKTEPERSSAREPVKAEPVVAQSPDRPALSEEEMERKSRAIIDEFLHINDYKEAVQCVDELDMSSQLHVFVRVGVESTLERSQITRDHMGKLLFQLVQQDILAKPQFFKGFADTLELADDMAIDIPHIWLYLAELLSPVLRDRGFSMRELFSELSKPLLPVGRAGILFSEILHILCKQMSHRKVGTLWRESGLSWSDFLPEGEDVQDFISEQKLQFTEADCSSHEAALATTALSLVVLNQQLERLLLEDMASDEQIFDWVEANLDESQMSSSPFLRALMTAVCKAAVKDESASCRVDVAIIQRRLPVLLKYLNSDTERQLQALYALQALIVTLDQPPNLLRMFFDCLYDEDVISEDAFYKWETSKDPAEELGKGVALKSVTAFFTWLREAEEESEDN